The following are encoded in a window of Coturnix japonica isolate 7356 chromosome 14 unlocalized genomic scaffold, Coturnix japonica 2.1 chr14random1018, whole genome shotgun sequence genomic DNA:
- the LOC107306904 gene encoding cytochrome b-c1 complex subunit 2, mitochondrial-like, translating into MKRFVLNPRDTAKRLYSLKVAPKVAVAAAAERVKLPRHSEELEITKLPNGLIIASLENFSPAARIGVFIKAGSRYETTTNLGAAHLLRLASPLVRAASQSLLLVLCAVGGD; encoded by the exons AAGCGGCTGTACTCACTCAAAGTAGCCCCGAAAGTGGCGGTGGCAGCGGCTGCAGAGCGGGTGAAGCTGCCCCGGCACAGCGAGGAGCTGGAG ATCACCAAGTTACCGAATGGGTTAATTATCGCATCTCTGGAGAACTTCTCCCCGGCCGCGAGGATCGGGGTGTTCATCAAGGCGGGCAGCAGATACGAGACCACCACGAACCTGGGAGCCGCTCACCTGCTTCGCCTGGCGTCCCCCCTGGTACGTGCTGCTTCCcagtcactgctgctggtgctgtgtgcagtgggaGGAGACTGA